Genomic segment of Rhodococcus rhodochrous:
GCGAGGAGCAGCAGCAGAGGCGGCTGGGCCATGGCCGTGAACAGTCCGCGATAGCGCACCGCCACCACGGCCGCGACGCAGCCGAGCACATAGAAGACAGTGAACGCAGAGGTCAGCTCGTTCCCGCGTGCGCTGTCGAGCAGCACCCCGAGAAGCGTCGTTCCGGCTGCGATCGCCACGGCACCCCACCAGGGCACACCGGGCACCGTAGGCACCAACGACCGCATGTCGAGCGGCACCGCCGAACGTGCACGTTGGGTTGCAGACACAACGTAGACATTAGCGTGGCTGTGTCAGCTCGCTTCGTCGACAGGACCGTCCGCCACTGCTCTTTCTGCCAGAGTGCTGCGTCGCGGCCAGGCATCGACACGCTGGACCTCGGGCACCTCACCGTCGAAAATTTCCAGGTCGTGGAGCTTGCGGGCCGTCACACCCACCCGGGTGTCCATCGACGACACCGTCATGTTGAACGAATCGACGGCCTTGCCGAGCTGGTTGCCGAGCCGGTCGAGGTGGGAGCCGACCACACCGAGCCGTTGGTACAGCTCACGGCCCAGCCGGTGGATGGTCGCGGCGTCGCGGGAGAGCGCCTCCTGCCGCCAGGTGTGCGCGATCGTGCGCAGCAACGCGACCAGCGTGGTGGGTGTGGCGAGGATGACGTTCCGGGCGAAGGCGTGCTCGAGCAGATCGGGATCGGCGCCGAGCGCGGCATCGAGGAACGGATCGCCGGGGACGAACAGCACGACGAACTCGGGCGTCGGGTCGAACGACTCCCAGTAGGCCTTGGCCGACAATTGGTCGATGTGGGTGCGCAGCTGGCGTGCGTGGCGCGTGAGGTGCCGGTCGCGCTCGTCGGGTTCCTCGGCCTCGGCGGCATCCAGATAGGCGGCGAAAGGCACCTTCGCGTCGACGACGATCTGCTTGCCCCCGGCGAGGTAGACCAGCAGATCGGGACGTACCCCGTCCTTGCTCACCTGCGTGTCGAAGTCGCAGTGCCGGACCATCCCGGCGAGCTCGACGACCCGTTCGAGCTGGATCTCGCCCCATCGGCCACGGATCTGCGGCGCACGCAGCGCGGTGACCAGCTGCTGGGTGCGGGTGGACAGCAGCTGCGACGCGCGGTGCATGCCCTCGACCTGCTCGCTCAGCCCGGCGTAGGCGTGCACGCGGTTGCGTTCGACGTGCTCGACCTGCCGGGCCAGCGCGCCCACGGCCTCGTTCAACGGGCCGACGAGCCGCGACACCTGGTCGCCGATGGCGCCGGACTGCCGGCGGGCGGCGTCCTCGCTCACCGCGGCCAGCGACTGACGCAGCTGCTCCTCGTTGTCGCGGAGGGCCGCCAGCTGAGCCTCGGCACGGGCTGCACGTTCGCCGTCGCGGGAGGCCCGCAACAGCCAGCCGAGCACCACCCCGAGACCGAGCGCGACGAGCAGGCCGAGTGCCGTGAGTGCTGTCATGTGGCGGATGATGCCTCATCGATGCGACATCCACCCGACATCCGGGGATGTCGGTCCTCTCCTCTACCGTCTGTCCCATGCGGATCCTGCACACCTCCGACTGGCACATCGGCCGCACCTTCCACGGTGTCGACCTGCTCGCCGACCAGGCGCGTGCGCTGCGGGCCATCGCCGATCTGGTGGCCGAACGCCGGATCGACGTGGTGGTCGTGCCGGGCGACGTGTACGACCGGTCGATCCCGAGTTCCGACGCGGTCGCCGTGTGCAACGCCGGCCTCGAGGCCATCCGTGAGGCAGGGGCGATCATCGTCGCCACCTCCGGCAACCACGACTCGCCGGTCCGGCTCGGTGCCGGCGCCGCCTTCGCCGCGCACGGTGGTCTGCACCTGATCACCCGCGTGTCGCAGATCGACAGCCCCGTCGTCCTGCACGATGAGCACGGCCCGGTCCGCTTCTACGGCATCCCGTATCTCGAACCGGAGATCACCCGCGCCGAGCTCGGCGTGCCCGAGGCCCGCTCGCACCAGCAGATCCTCGACGCGGCGATGGAACGCGTACGCGCCGATGTCGCGGGTCGCGACGGCGGCACCGACGCCGCGGGTCGCGACGGCCGCACCGTCGTCCTGGCCCACGCCTTCGTCGTCGGTGGCGAGCCCAGCGACTCCGAGCGGTCCATCTCCGTCGGCGGGGTCGAGACGGTCGCCGCCTCGTCGTTCGACGGTGCCGACTACGTCGCGCTCGGTCACCTGCATTCCCCGCAGACGGTGAGCGAGACCGTCCGGTACTCGGGATCGCCGTTGCCGTACTCCTTCGGCGAGCGCTCGCACCGCAAGGCGGTGTTCGTCGTCGACCTCGACGCCTCGGGTGCGGCGTCCGTCGAGCGGGTCGATCTCCCGGTGATCCGCGAATTGACCCGTCTCGAAGGCGAACTCGACGATCTGCTCGCCGATCCGGCGCATGCCGCCGTCGAGGAGCACTACGTCTCCGCGGTGCTGACCGACGCGATCCGCCCGCTCGACGCCATGCGTCGCCTGCAGGAGCGGTTCCCGTACGCCGTGCACGTCGAATGGCAGCGACCGGCCGGATCCACGGAGGGCAACTACCGCGACAAGGTGCGCGGGCGCAGCGATCGCGACATCGCCGCATCGTTCCTCACCGATGTGCGTTCCGAACCGTCCGAACGCGAGCGCGGCTGGATCGACGAAGCGTTGAGGGAGGTCGACCGCCGACGCGGCATCGGCGACGAGACCGACACGCAGTGGCGGACGGACGTGCCGGCATGAGACTGCACCACCTCGAGATCACTGCTTTCGGTCCGTTCGCCGACACCGTCGAGATCGACTTCGACGAGCTCGGCGCCGACGGGTTGTTCCTACTGCACGGGCAGACGGGCGCGGGCAAGACGTCGATCCTCGACGCGGTCGCGTTCGCGCTCTACGGCACCGTCCCCGGTGCTCGCTCCGAGGGACGCCGGTTGCTGTCCGACCACGCACGGGTGGGTGCCGTGCCGACGGTCCGGCTCGAGGCGACCATCGCGGGTCGCCGTCTGGCCATCGAACGCAGCCCCGACTTCGAACGCCCGAAGAAGCGCGGCACCGGCACGATCAAGCAGCAGGCCAAGGCGAATCTCACCTGGCTCGACGGGTCGGGGGAGAACCTGTCCCGCGCCCAGGAGATCGGCGACGTCGTCAAGTCGCTGCTCGGGATGAGCGCCGAACAGTTCTTCCAGGTGGTGCTCCTTCCGCAGGGCGACTTCGCCCGGTTCCTGCGCGCGAACAGCGAGGAGCGCGGCAGGCTGCTCGAGCGTCTGTTCGACACCACCCGTTTCGGCGACGTCGAGCAGTGGTTCCGCGATCGTCGCGGTGCCGGAACGAAACTGCTTGCCGAGCAACAGAAGAAGGTCGAAGTGCTCGCGGCGAAGGTGGCCGCGTCCGCCGGGATCGAGGCGGGTGCCGACGCCGATCCGGTGGAATGGGCGGGCCGCCTGCTCGCCGAGGCCGCCGAGAACCGCGACGATGCCGCCGCAGCGCTCGCACGAGTCCGCGCCGTCGACGAGGCCAACCGGCGCAGGCTCGACGAGACCGTCGCTCTCGCCGACCGACTCCGCCGCCGCCGCGACGCCCTGAACATCCTCGCCGAACTCGAGCAGACGCAGACGCAGCGCGTCGCCGTGACAGCCGAGCGCGACGCCGCGCATCGCGCGGTGAGCGTCGCGGTCGTCGATCGGGAGGCCGCTCGCCTCGCGCGCGAGGCCGATGCCGCCGTGGCGCGCGCCGAGACGGCCGCCGCGCCGCTCCGCAACGACGACGAAGGACGCGAACTCCTCGGGGCTGTCGGGCCGACGCCGTCCGCCGCCGACCGCGACATCGTCCGTCCTCGATGCGAGGAATGGTCTTCGGAGGCAGCGCGACTCGACGTGCTGCTCGATCGCCGTCGTCGTCTCACCGAGCTCGAGAACGAACGCGAGAAGTTCGCCGGACGTCGCCGTGCCCTCACCGACGAGCGTCGGCAGGTGATCGACGAGCGCGCCGCGCTGCCCGAGCGGTCGACCGCCGCTGCTGATGCGGTCGCCGAGGCCGAACGTGCAGCCGCGATGCTTCCCGGGCTCTCCACCGCGCGCGACCGCGCCGCCGACGCGCTCGACGCCGCCACCGAACTGGCTTCGCGCCGAACCGAACTCGAAAGGCTCGAAGCTCGGGTACTGCAACTGCACTCCGAATTCAACGACGCGCGCGACGCGCACCTCGACGTCCGGCAGCGCCGGATCGACGGAATGGCAGCCGAACTCGCCGCGCGTCTCACCGACGGCGAACCGTGCGTGGTCTGCGGTTCCACCGAACATCCCGAGCCCGCGCGCCCGGCTCCCGACACTGCGACGAAGGCAGACGAGGAACGCGCCCACGCCGCCGAGCAACGCGCCGCCACCGCGCTGAGCGAAGCACGCGAGGCCGTCACCGAACTCTCCGGGATCGTCGCCGTCCTCCGACAGCGTTGCGGCGACGCCGAACTCGCCGAACTCACCACCGCCCACGCCGCGGCGGTCCGTGCCCACGACGAGGCCGCCACCGTCGTCGGCCGGCTCGACCACCTGCGCGCGGCGGTCGAGGACCTGCGCAAACTCGACACGGTGTTGGCCGAACAGGAGAAGCGGCTCGACGCCGAACTGTCCGAGCTCGCCCGCGAGGACGCGGTCCGCGCGGCCGAGATCACGGAGATCCGCGAGCGCATCGTCGAGGCCGTCGGCGACCTCGACCTGCTCGCCCCGCGACGCAGGACGGTCGCCGCACTGTCCGCCGCCGCCACCGCACTGCTCGATGCCCGCACCGCCGCCCTGCAGGCGCGCACGGCCGCCGACGAACGCGCCGCCGATGCCCGCACCGCAGCTGCGGAGGCGGGCTTCGCCGACCTCGACAGTGCCCGCGCAGCTGTCCGGACGCCCGAGCGGCTCGCCGAGATCGACCGTGTCCTGCGTGCCGCCGACGACGAACGCGCGGTGGCAACCTCCACTCTGAACGATCCGGCGATCGCGGCGCTCACCGGCGACGAGGTCGCCGACGTGGCGGCCGCGCGTGCGGTGGTGGACGAGGGTGCCGCCGCGGTCGAGGCCGCCCTGAGCGCGGCCACCGAGGCCGAGCGCCGGCACCTCGACATCGAGAACTACACCCGACGGCTCGAGCGTGCGTGCGCCGAACTCGCCCCGCTGCTCGACGAACACGCCGAACTCTCCGCGCTCGCCGACGTCGTCGCCGGGATGGGGTCGAACGCCAAGAAGATGTCGCTGCGCTCGTACGTGCTCGCGGCGCGACTCGAAGAGGTCGCCGACGCCGCCTCCGAACGTCTGCGCAGGATGTCCGGCGGCCGCTACGAATTCGTGCACTCCGACGCCGCCGAGAGCCGGGGACGTCGCGGCGGTCTCGGCCTCGACATCCACGACGAGTACACCGGCGCCGTGCGGTCGACGAAGACGCTGTCGGGCGGCGAGTCCTTCCAAGCGTCCCTCGCACTCGCCCTCGGACTCGCCGACGTCGTCGCCGCCGAGGCCGGTGGGCTCGTGCTCGACACGATGTTCATCGACGAAGGGTTCGGCTCACTCGACGCCGACTCCCTCGAAGCCGTCATGGGCGTGCTCGACGAACTGCGTGCGGGAGGCCGCGTGGTGGGCGTGGTCAGTCACGTCGACGAGATGCGGCAGCGGATCCCGAGCAGGCTCCACGTCATCCGTGGCCGCTCGGGATCCACCGTCCGCGTCGCGAGCTGACCGCCCTCAGTCCTCGGAGGCGGCCGGTGCCGGAGACGCCGGCTTCGGATCGGGCACCGAGGTGTCGCCCGGAGCCGGGAGTGCCTTCGTCTCGTCGTCCTCGCCTTCGTTGGCGCGCTCGTCGATCTGTTCGCCGATGTAGCGGATGACCACCGCGGCCACCGCCGCGACCGGCACCGCCAGGAACGCACCGACGATCCCGAACAGCGACGAGCCGGCCGTCACCGCGAGCAGCACCACGGCCGCATGCAGGTTCATCGACCGCGACTGCAGCACCGGTTGCAGCACGTTCCCCTCGATCTGCTGCACCGCGATGATGAGGACCAGCACGATGATCGCGGTCGTGAAACCGTTCGCGACGAGCGCCACGAGGACTGCCAACGCACCCGCGACGAACGCACCGACGATGGGAATGAATCCGCCGATGAAGGTGAGGATCGCCAGGACGGGTGCGAGCGGGACTCCGAGGATCAGCAGGCCGATACCGATGAAGAGGGCGTCGATGAAGCTCACGAGGGCCTGCGTGCGGATGAACCCGCCCAGCGTGTCCCACATGCGGCCGAGTACCGCTTCGAGGTGACGTCCGGCGCGGCCACCGCTCACGCGGTGCAGCCACGGCACGAAGCGCGGGCCGTCCTTGATGAAGAAGAAGGTCAGCACGAGGACGAGAGCGAGTGTGACGAGCAGCGAGCCCGCCGTGCTCACACCGGAGAAGACACCGCCCGCGATGGTGGCAGCACTGCCCTGCACTCGTTCGACCACCGCGTGGACGGCGTTGTCGAGTTGTTCGTCGCGCAGGTTGATCGGGGGTCCCTTCACCCATTCCTGCACGGTGTTGATGCCTTCGGTGGCCTTGTTGGCCAGGTCGGGCATCTGGGAGACCACCGACGGGACGATGCCGGCGATGATGCCGCCGACGATCGCGAAGAACATCACGAGGGTCAGGCCGGCCGCAGCAGCCGGAGGAACGCCGCGTTTGGTCATGAAGCGGGTGGGCGGCCACAGGATGGTGGAGACGACGATCGCGAGGGCGACCGGCAGCACGATCACCCACATCTTCTCGATGATCCAGCCGATCACCACCGCACCGGCGGCGATGACGACCAGGCAGGCCGACCACTTGGCGAGCCAGATTCCGCCCGTGCCCAGCAGGCTCCCGCGGTCGGGTTCAGCCGACGGCTTCCCACTGCTGTTTGCGCTGGGCGCGGTCTTCGATTCGGTCAACGACGGTCCTTCCGACATGTATCGAGCTCGATACCGATCGACAGTCGCCAATCTACGGTCACCGAGCGCCGCGCGTGGTCCGGACGACACGCCGGAAACGGCGCTGAAGGGTCCCCGGCCGTGGCATTCTCGAAACGTGACGAACCGAACGAGCACGACCCGACGCCTGCGTGTACCTGCGGCGGTCGTGGCGATCGCCGCCGCCTTCGCGCTCACCGCGTGCAGCTCCGACGACAGTTCGAGCAATGAGGACGTGCGGTCGTCGGCGGATGTCGCCGTCACGAGCGTCCAGGAGCAGGCCGAAGGCGCCATCTCGTCGGTGCAGAGCATCGCGTCCAGCGCGGCCCAGCGGGCCGGCGACATCTTCGACAAGGCGAAGCTCGACATCTTCGTCGCGGCCTTCCGCACCGGCTATCCGCAGCTGTCGGCCGACCGGGAGACGCAGGACATCGAGTCCATCGTCACCGAGACCTGCCCGCTCATCGACGAGGGTGCATCCGACCAGGAAGTGAACGCGAAGGTCCAGGAGGTCGCGACCAACGGGTCGACCGCGCCAGACGAGGATCAGGCTGCGCGCATCGCGCAACTGGTGCGGGCGGCGTGCGGATGAAGTGAGTGGAGGGCGGCCGCGTAGAATATCGATTCCGTGAGCCTTACCCTCGGAATCGTCGGTCTTCCCAACGTCGGCAAGTCGACGCTGTTCAATGCGTTGACCAAGAACGATGTGCTGGCAGCGAACTATCCGTTCGCCACCATCGAGCCCAATGTCGGCGTCGTCGAACTGCCCGATCCGCGTCTGAACCGGCTCGCCGAGATCTTCGGTTCCGAGCGCATCCTCCCGGCCACGGTGTCGTTCGTCGACATCGCCGGCATCGTCAAGGGTGCTTCCGCCGGTGAGGGTATGGGCAACAAGTTCCTCGCCAACATCCGCGAGGCCGACGCCATCTGCCAGGTCGTGCGCGTGTTCGACGATCCCGATGTGGTCCACGTCGACGGCAAGGTCGACCCGATGGCCGACATCGAGGTCATCGCGACCGAGCTGATCCTCGCCGATCTGGAGACGATCGAGCGGGCACTGCCGCGGCTCGAGAAGGAGTCCCGGAAGAACAAGGAACTCGTCGCCCAACTGGAGGAGACGAAGAAGGCGCAGGCGATCCTCGAGGACGGCCGCACCATCTTCTCCGCCCAAGGCGAGGTGAAGAGCGAGCTGCTGCGCGACCTGCACCTGCTCACCGCCAAGCCGTTCCTGTACGTCTTCAACGCCGACGAGGCCGTCCTCACCAACGAGGAACGCAAGGAAGAGCTGCGCAAGGCCGTCGCACCGGCCGACGCCGTCTTCCTCGACGCCAAGGTCGAGTCCGAGCTCCTCGAGCTCGACGAGGACGAGGCGATGGAGCTGCTCGAATCCATCGGCCAGACCGAGGCCGGTCTGAAGCAGCTCGCGCGCGCCGGTTTCCACACGCTCGGCCTGCAGACCTACCTGACGGCGGGTCCGAAGGAATCGCGTGCCTGGACCATCCGCAAGGGTGACACCGCCCCCAAGGCGGCCGGCGTGATCCACACCGACTTCGAGCGCGGCTTCATCAAGGCCGAGATCGTCTCGTTCGCCGACCTCGACGAGGCCGGCTCGATGGCCGAGGCGAAGGCTCGCGGCAAGGTCCGCATGGAGGGCAAGGACTACGTCATGGCCGACGGCGACGTGGTGGAGTTCCGCTTCAACGTCTGACGCGACGACGCGGTTCGCAAGGCGGCCGCTGCCCCAACTCGATCGCATTTTGGTGTTCTCGACCCCGTATATCGGGGTCGAGAACACCAAAGTTGTCTTGCCGCCATTCCGTAGCCCCGTCGGGAACCGAACGTCGTCACCGCGAGTCAACCGTGCCGGGCGACGTCCTCGCAGAGGATGCTCGGCCACTGTGCGAGATCGGCCGGGGTGTGCGCGATCTCCAGCTTCGCGTGAGGGAGCAGGCCCACCAACGACTCCGCCGTGGACACCGGGTGCGCGGGATCGTCGACCCACGCCAGCACCGTCACCGGAATGTCGATGTCGGACACGGCCTCCGGATCGGGCAGGTCGCTCAGCGCGGCGCCCCGGAACAGCGAGGGCAGCAGTTCCTCGGTGACGTCGGGGACGGTCTCCGGCGCGTCGACGGTGGCCGGTGGTCGTGGCGCGGTCAGATCGCGCGTGAGGAACGCCGCGAGTCCCTGCTGCTCGATGAGATCGGCGGCGGCCCGGTACTCGGCGGCCTTCGCGGCGCGGGTGGCCCAGGCGGTCGCCGGCACCAGCAGGGTGAGGCTGCTGAAGCGCTCCGGATCCTTCACCGCCGCGTGCAGCAGGGTTCCGGTGCCCATCGACGGCCCCACCCCGTGTACCCGCTCGCCGGGGAAGTAGTGGTCGAGCAGCCGCAGCAGGTCGTCGGCGAGCACCGGCCAGCGGTAGTCCTCCGGCACCGCACGACCGGTCGAGCGGCCGTGCCCCCGCGCGTCGTAGCGCAGCAGTCGGGTGCCGCTGAGCCCGCGGCCCAGGTCGAGGTCCATGAGGCGGTCGCGGTGGCGGCTCGAGGTCAGGCCGTGGAGCTGGACGACCGGGTGGCCACCCTCGTCGCTCAGCTCCACGTCGAGTTCGGCCCCCGGCACACTGAAGGTCGGCACATCGTCTCCCGACGTCGGAAAGCGGTTGCTGGGGAAGGCGCCTAGGATACCCGGCATGCGGCTGACAAATGTGGCGCACCTGCGCCTGCCGTTCGGCCGACTGCTCGGTTACGACGTGACCGTCGCGGGGCTCGGCCGGGCGCTTCCCGTGTCGTTCGACCAGCGGCGGCATGTCGGCGCGGGCGAACGTCCCGGCTCCTGGATGGCTCTGTCCTTCCGCCTGTTCGAGCCGGTTTCGCCCGACGACCTCGCGACCGCCTGGCTGGCGGTGATCGCGCGGCACGGCACCCTGCGCTCGGTGTTCACGCACGGCGACGACGGTGAGCCGCTTCTGCGCGAGGCCGAGATCCGCCCGGGCGGGTGGGTCGAGCATCCGATCGGCCCCGGTCAGGCCGTCAACGACGCCCTCCGGGACGTCCTCGACGGCGCGTGTTCGCCCTACAACCGGCCGTCGCACCGGCTGTGCGTGCTCGAGACCGCCACGGAACCGACCGTCGTGGTCGCCGCCGACCACTCGCACGTCGACATGTGGTCCATGTTGGTGATCGCCCGCGACCTGCTCGCCGCCCTCGCCGCCGTGCGCGCGGGACGAGAACCGTCCCTGCCACCGACACCGGCCTTCGCGGAACACACCCGGGCACTGCGGGACCGTCCGGCCGCACCCGCCGAGGTCCACGAGCGCTGGGCCGAGGTGCTCGCCGCCAGCGGCGACGTGATGCCGCGCTTCCCGCTCTCCCTCGGAGTGGCGAGCCTCCAACGCGAACGCGTGGAGGTGCGCGACGTGCTCGACGTCGACGACAGCGCCGCCTTCTCCGCTCAGGCGAAGGACGACGGGGTGTCCACCCTCGCGTTGGTGGTGGCGGCCATGACCGAGGTGACCCTCGAACTGGCCGGAGCCCCGTTGCGGGCGGTGTTCCCGGTGCACAGCCGGTACGACGCCACCTGGCACGACTCCGTCGGCTGGTTCATCACCAATTCGGTGCTCGAATCGGCCGTCCCCGAACCTCGCGCGGCCGCGGACGCGGTCAAGGAGGCGGTCAGGCTCGGATCCTGGCCCCTCGAGGACATCCTGCGCCCGTGGGACGGCATGCCGGAGGCGCCGGGCATGTTCGCGATCTCCTGGTTGGACCTGCGCCGGCTTCCCGTCCGGGTCGACGCTACCGGCCTCGAGGCGCAGTACGTCGGCGCGACCATCCGCACCGACGGGGTGATGTTGTGGTTCATCCTCGACGACTCGGGACTGCACCTGCGGTGCCGCTATCCCGACACCACCGAGGCCCGGCGGCACGTCGGTGGCTGGCTGGACCTGCTCGTCGCCCGGCTACAGGCACGCGCCCGTGAATCGGTCGGTGGTCTGATCCGATTGGGCGACAGGACTTATCGGGTGCAACGTGCCGGCCGACCCGACGTACCGGCGATCGTCGGGTTGCTCTCCGGCGACGAGCAGAGCGCCTGCGACGGTGTGGAACTCGCCCGTTACGAAGAGGCCTACGACGCTGTCGCCCGCGACCCTTCGCACTATCTTGCGGTGGTGCGCGACGAGGTGGGCCGGATCGTCGGCACGATGCAGTTGACGATCGTGCCGGGGCTGTTCCGGGGCGGTGCCACCCGCCTGCTCGTCGAAGGAATCCGGGTCGCCTCGTCCGAACGTTCCCGCGGCATCGGTACGGCCATGCTCGAGTGGGCCCACGATCACGGCCGGAACCGGGGTGCCACGCTCGCGCAGATCGCCGTCGACCCGGACGACGAGCGGGTTCGGACGTTCGGGGCGCGGCTCGGCTACGACTGCACCCACGCCGGATTCGAGCGGGCGCTCTGACGTCGGCCGACTCGACGGCCGAGGGCTACGTCGTGGCCGACTGCGACGTGGTGGAGTTCCGCTTCACCGGGTAGTGCGGCGTGTGCCGACCCGGATCCGTTCCGGCGGACGCGGGGGCGCCGTGCGCGACGAGGTGACGGACGACGTACTCCGCGTCCGCACCGGCCCCGCCGACGAGCATCGACCGGAACGACGACTGGAAGCACAGACCGGTGAAGTACAGACCGGGCACCGAGGGGACCACGCCGCGTTCCTCGCGCGGCCAGCCGTCCGTATCGAACACCGGTAGGTCGATCCAGTCGTACTTCTGGCGGAAACCGGTGCACCACACCACATTCGTCACGTCGAGAATCCGGCCGTCGGACAACACGGGGCGGAGTTCGGCCACGCCGGTCACGCGCTCGGTGACCCGGGTGACGCCGCGTGCGGCCAGCTCCCGCCGACGGATCCGCAGCAGGGGCGCCCCGTGGCGCCGTTCGTCCTCGCGAGCATGTCGTCCCATCGGGGTGCGCACGGACAGCACATGTCCCCACACGAACCACAGGATCGGGAACAGCACGCGCATGGCGGGACTGTCGACGCGCACCGGCAGCTGCCCGGTGTCGCGGCCGCACAGAGTCGTCGGATGGGACGCCGCCAGCTCGTAGGCGATCTCGCTGCCGGAATGGGAAGCCCCCACTACGAGTACCGGACCGTCGCGCAACTGCGACGGATCGTGATACTCGCTCGAATGCAGCTGCACGATGCCGGGATCCAGCTCGGAGGCGAAGTCGGGGACGCGTGGGGTTCGACCGAACGTGCCCGTGGCCACGACGACGTTGTTCGCCTCGATCCGCGTGTCGCCGCAGTCGAGGACGAACCGGCCGCCGTCGCGGGAGAGCCGGCGGACCTGGGTGTTGCCGAGCACGGGCAGGTCGAAGCGGGAGGCATAGGACTCGAGGTAGTCGGCGACCTCGTCCTTGGTGGGGGAGCGGTGCGGGTCGCCCGGGAACGCCATGCCGGGCAGTCCGTCGTACCCGGCGGGGCTGTACAGGCGCAGCGAGTCCCAATGGCAGCGCCAGTTGTCGCCGATGCGTCGGTTCGTGTCGACGACGAGGAACGGGCGGCCGCGACGAGCGAGATGGTAACCGGCGGACAGGCCTGCCTGACCTGCGCCGATGACGGCGGTGTCGATCTGCTGGGGTGCGCT
This window contains:
- a CDS encoding GNAT family N-acetyltransferase, whose amino-acid sequence is MRLTNVAHLRLPFGRLLGYDVTVAGLGRALPVSFDQRRHVGAGERPGSWMALSFRLFEPVSPDDLATAWLAVIARHGTLRSVFTHGDDGEPLLREAEIRPGGWVEHPIGPGQAVNDALRDVLDGACSPYNRPSHRLCVLETATEPTVVVAADHSHVDMWSMLVIARDLLAALAAVRAGREPSLPPTPAFAEHTRALRDRPAAPAEVHERWAEVLAASGDVMPRFPLSLGVASLQRERVEVRDVLDVDDSAAFSAQAKDDGVSTLALVVAAMTEVTLELAGAPLRAVFPVHSRYDATWHDSVGWFITNSVLESAVPEPRAAADAVKEAVRLGSWPLEDILRPWDGMPEAPGMFAISWLDLRRLPVRVDATGLEAQYVGATIRTDGVMLWFILDDSGLHLRCRYPDTTEARRHVGGWLDLLVARLQARARESVGGLIRLGDRTYRVQRAGRPDVPAIVGLLSGDEQSACDGVELARYEEAYDAVARDPSHYLAVVRDEVGRIVGTMQLTIVPGLFRGGATRLLVEGIRVASSERSRGIGTAMLEWAHDHGRNRGATLAQIAVDPDDERVRTFGARLGYDCTHAGFERAL
- a CDS encoding flavin-containing monooxygenase encodes the protein MTVHSAPQQIDTAVIGAGQAGLSAGYHLARRGRPFLVVDTNRRIGDNWRCHWDSLRLYSPAGYDGLPGMAFPGDPHRSPTKDEVADYLESYASRFDLPVLGNTQVRRLSRDGGRFVLDCGDTRIEANNVVVATGTFGRTPRVPDFASELDPGIVQLHSSEYHDPSQLRDGPVLVVGASHSGSEIAYELAASHPTTLCGRDTGQLPVRVDSPAMRVLFPILWFVWGHVLSVRTPMGRHAREDERRHGAPLLRIRRRELAARGVTRVTERVTGVAELRPVLSDGRILDVTNVVWCTGFRQKYDWIDLPVFDTDGWPREERGVVPSVPGLYFTGLCFQSSFRSMLVGGAGADAEYVVRHLVAHGAPASAGTDPGRHTPHYPVKRNSTTSQSATT